The Flavobacterium sp. 1 genome contains the following window.
AGCAGTATATCCTCCGTAAGTACCTGATTTATTTTTTCCGGCAGCATTTGTAACCCATGGGGCAGCAAGAACACCCCATCTGCCGCTTACGTTTGAATTGGTAAAACCAGGTCCGCAATTACCTAAAAAATAAGGTGTAATATCTCCCGATGCATTAGGATTAACCATTGCAGGAGTCCCCGAAATCGTCAAACCTCCCATTGTAACTGTAACAAAACCAGTTTTGAAATTATCCGGAGCCACCACTGTAATCTTAGTGTCTGCAATAGTTACTATCGGAGCAACAGTACCATTAAAACTTACCACTGCTTTTGACGCATCGGTTCCAAAATTAATACCATTAATAGTTACGGTATCAACTCCAGATAGCGCAACGGTATTGATTGCATTACTTGAAACAACTGATGTAATTGCCGGTGCAGGCAAAACGGTATATTCTGCAAAAGAATCATTAAGATGTTTCCATACTTGTAAACTTACTTTTCCGCTAATTGCTCCAGCAGGCACCTGTACTACAATTTTAGTATCCTCACAGGAAACTACATTAGTAGCCAAAACACCTCCAAAATATACTTTTACAGCACCTTTTAAAGTCCCAAAATCAGTTCCTGTAATGGTGACATTGATTCCCGGATATCCAATAGCAGGACTTATTCCTGTGGCTATTTGTTCAGGGTACTCTTGAATTCTAAAATTTGGACCTTCTTCACAGGCCGTAAAAAAGGCAAAACAAATAACTATCATAAATCCTCTGATGAGGATACTATTATTTTTAAATATTTTCATAATTCTTGTTGTTTAAATTTTATCTATTATATGAAATAATTATAATATTATTTTTAATCTCTGGTATACAAAAGTGTTCCAAATCCTAATTGGTCATACCCGCCGCTATTAGGGCCATAATCGCCTCCACCACCTTCAGGTGCAACACTGTTTAATCCCATTTTTGTATATTTTGCAAGATTTTCGGAAACCTTTTTAATTTTCGTATAATGAAAATAAGGTCCACTCCACATAGGACGCACCGTTCCCTGACTAGCACTACTAACTTGGGTATGT
Protein-coding sequences here:
- a CDS encoding DUF5013 domain-containing protein, whose amino-acid sequence is MKIFKNNSILIRGFMIVICFAFFTACEEGPNFRIQEYPEQIATGISPAIGYPGINVTITGTDFGTLKGAVKVYFGGVLATNVVSCEDTKIVVQVPAGAISGKVSLQVWKHLNDSFAEYTVLPAPAITSVVSSNAINTVALSGVDTVTINGINFGTDASKAVVSFNGTVAPIVTIADTKITVVAPDNFKTGFVTVTMGGLTISGTPAMVNPNASGDITPYFLGNCGPGFTNSNVSGRWGVLAAPWVTNAAGKNKSGTYGGYTADKADNVVGNICWETYGNTPITDGIVYQKTSMPLSVGSYTITFKVYSEIQTNSSVYCVVAAGGNGIPVLANLSTAIASVALPNPAVVGTSQPRATETKTLTFSITSPQVVSIGFLGNLTVNNYFWVSYIKLVKN